One genomic window of Boudabousia tangfeifanii includes the following:
- the rpsD gene encoding 30S ribosomal protein S4 produces MAISRTRRQVRLSRALGIPLTPKAVRYFEKRPYGPGEHGRARKRSESDYAIRLKEKQRLRAQYNIREAQLVRVFEEARRAEGLTGENLVELLEMRLDALVLRSGFARTSAQARQIVVHRHILVDGKIVDRPSYRVKPGQVIMVKPKSQTMVPFQVAAAGEHRDVLPAVPAYLDVQLEKLTSTLVRRPKRDEVPVTCDVQMVVEYYSR; encoded by the coding sequence ATGGCAATCAGCCGTACTCGTCGTCAGGTTCGCCTGTCCCGCGCTTTGGGTATTCCATTGACCCCAAAGGCTGTCCGTTACTTCGAAAAGCGTCCATATGGTCCAGGTGAACACGGTCGTGCACGTAAGCGCAGCGAATCCGACTACGCAATCCGTTTGAAGGAAAAGCAGCGTCTACGCGCTCAGTACAACATCCGTGAAGCTCAGCTAGTTCGCGTCTTCGAAGAAGCACGCCGCGCTGAAGGCCTAACCGGTGAAAACTTGGTCGAATTGCTCGAAATGCGTTTGGATGCCCTCGTGCTCCGTTCCGGTTTCGCTCGCACCTCGGCTCAGGCTCGTCAGATCGTTGTGCACCGTCACATCCTAGTAGACGGCAAGATCGTTGACCGCCCATCCTACCGCGTGAAGCCAGGTCAGGTCATTATGGTTAAGCCTAAGTCCCAGACTATGGTTCCATTCCAGGTTGCTGCCGCTGGTGAACACCGCGATGTACTCCCAGCCGTTCCAGCTTACCTAGATGTTCAGCTAGAAAAGCTCACTTCCACTTTGGTTCGTCGTCCAAAGCGTGACGAAGTTCCTGTCACCTGTGACGTCCAGATGGTGGTTGAATACTACTCTCGCTGA
- a CDS encoding DUF948 domain-containing protein has translation MSWTDIASMIAAIAFAVLVLALVYPLFQLGKTFQQTAKSVAELTDSLEETVQASTEAVKSANSSLEKVDTITSSAANAVADASALSTLVTASLGSPLVKLTAFSRSARQVASREKSMKDFKATYRTEANNLRSAILDAQN, from the coding sequence ATGAGCTGGACAGACATTGCGAGCATGATTGCCGCAATCGCATTCGCCGTTTTAGTTTTGGCTTTGGTCTACCCCTTATTTCAACTGGGTAAGACATTTCAGCAGACTGCTAAGTCGGTAGCTGAACTGACTGACTCATTGGAAGAAACCGTACAGGCCAGTACAGAAGCTGTAAAGAGTGCAAATTCGTCATTGGAAAAGGTTGACACAATCACCTCTTCAGCTGCTAATGCTGTAGCCGATGCTTCTGCACTTTCAACCCTAGTAACCGCTTCGCTTGGCTCACCATTAGTAAAACTTACTGCCTTCTCACGATCCGCCCGCCAAGTTGCTTCTCGAGAAAAGTCGATGAAAGACTTTAAAGCAACTTACCGTACCGAAGCTAACAATTTACGTTCAGCGATTCTTGATGCCCAAAATTAA
- the alaS gene encoding alanine--tRNA ligase: MRTSEIRQRWLDYFAEKDHHIAPSVSLVSPDPSILFTIAGMVPFIPYIIGTEQAPWPRVASVQKCIRTNDIDNVGKTTRHGTFFQMNGNFSFGDYFKEGAIDFAWELLTGDVEKGRYGLDGDRMWVTLWEEDKESFEHLTKVIGLDPKHIVRLPRNENFWDTGQPGPAGPCAEWHYDRGPAFGPEAEGGTVDPGGDRYLEIWNLVFDQFLRGEGKGKDYPLLGELDKKAIDTGAGLERLAVLLQDKANMYEIDEVYPVIAATEEITGKKYGSDQEADIRMRVVADHIRSSLMLITDGVVPGNDGAGYVLRRLVRRAVRSMRLLGVDRPVLPELLPVSKAVMELSYPEIAKNWDQISATAYAEEDSFLRTLTAGTTIFDNIVAGAKKSEGPAVLSGKDAFALHDTYGFPIDLTLEMAAENGVSVDEDTFRKLMQEQKDRARQDALVKKTGHVDSRLYHDLQEQVGGAVEFLGYTEDTANAKVVGLLVDGQLQGAVTAPAKVEVILDRTPFWAEMGGQLADHGQIISDHGAKFAVSDVQAPIKGLTVHRGTLETGELACGDTVTAAIDTVRRGDIARAHTSTHMVHQALREFLGDKATQAGSENSPSRLRFDFRHAKAVSPDQLNDIEGRVNDQLVENLAVTDEVMDIDAAKALGATALFGEKYGKEVRVVTIGDGWSRELCAGTHVPATGLIGRVTLLGESSIGSGVRRLDAVVGKGSYDHQAKEHALVSQLSNLVGRPVTELPQAVESMMNRLKNAEKELANLQLQSTLAKASQLASQATDVNGVTALVADLGEVSSADVLRQAVLQLRDQLGNMRPVVVALGAKTGDKGSLVVALNDAAKAEKLSAGNLVKQAAQAAGGGGGGRPDMAQAGLKDAAKLPLALQAISQELGAK; this comes from the coding sequence ATGCGTACTTCTGAAATTCGTCAACGCTGGCTTGATTATTTCGCCGAAAAAGATCACCATATCGCTCCGTCGGTCTCGTTGGTTTCACCAGACCCTTCGATTCTCTTCACGATTGCCGGTATGGTTCCTTTCATCCCGTACATCATCGGGACTGAACAAGCTCCTTGGCCACGCGTAGCGTCGGTACAGAAGTGTATCCGTACTAATGACATTGATAATGTTGGTAAAACAACTCGTCACGGCACCTTCTTCCAAATGAATGGTAATTTCTCCTTCGGTGATTACTTCAAAGAAGGTGCGATTGACTTTGCTTGGGAGCTTTTGACCGGCGATGTAGAGAAGGGTCGTTATGGCCTAGATGGCGATCGCATGTGGGTCACTTTGTGGGAAGAAGATAAAGAATCCTTTGAACATTTAACCAAGGTCATCGGACTCGATCCAAAACATATCGTACGTCTACCTCGCAACGAAAACTTCTGGGATACTGGCCAGCCAGGCCCAGCAGGACCATGTGCCGAATGGCACTACGATCGTGGGCCAGCTTTTGGCCCAGAAGCAGAAGGTGGCACTGTCGACCCCGGTGGCGACCGTTATCTCGAAATCTGGAACCTAGTTTTCGACCAATTCCTTCGCGGTGAGGGTAAGGGTAAAGACTACCCGTTGCTAGGTGAACTAGATAAGAAAGCAATCGATACCGGTGCTGGTTTGGAGCGTCTTGCAGTGCTATTGCAGGATAAAGCCAACATGTACGAAATCGATGAGGTTTACCCTGTCATCGCAGCTACCGAAGAAATTACTGGCAAGAAGTACGGCTCGGATCAAGAAGCTGACATCCGCATGCGTGTGGTGGCAGACCACATCCGTTCGTCATTGATGCTGATTACCGATGGGGTAGTGCCAGGCAACGACGGCGCGGGGTACGTCCTTCGTCGTCTAGTTCGCCGTGCAGTACGTTCCATGCGTCTACTTGGCGTTGATCGCCCAGTCCTTCCTGAACTTTTGCCGGTATCGAAGGCAGTGATGGAATTATCGTACCCAGAGATTGCCAAGAATTGGGATCAGATTAGTGCCACTGCTTACGCCGAAGAAGATTCTTTCCTTCGCACCCTAACTGCGGGCACCACAATCTTCGACAATATCGTAGCCGGTGCAAAGAAGTCCGAAGGACCTGCGGTACTTTCCGGTAAGGACGCTTTCGCGCTCCATGACACTTACGGTTTCCCAATCGACTTGACGCTCGAAATGGCTGCGGAAAATGGGGTTAGCGTTGATGAGGACACCTTCCGCAAACTCATGCAGGAACAAAAAGATCGTGCTCGCCAAGACGCCCTTGTTAAGAAGACCGGTCACGTCGATTCCCGTCTATATCATGACCTGCAGGAACAAGTGGGCGGAGCTGTTGAGTTCCTGGGCTACACGGAAGACACTGCTAACGCGAAGGTAGTTGGCCTCCTAGTTGACGGTCAGCTACAGGGTGCGGTTACCGCTCCTGCCAAGGTAGAAGTTATCCTCGATCGCACTCCATTCTGGGCTGAAATGGGTGGTCAGCTGGCTGACCACGGTCAAATCATTTCCGATCATGGTGCCAAATTTGCAGTTAGTGATGTCCAAGCCCCCATTAAGGGGCTGACAGTACATCGTGGCACTCTTGAAACTGGCGAACTAGCTTGTGGTGACACGGTGACCGCAGCTATCGATACTGTTCGTCGTGGTGATATTGCTCGGGCGCACACCTCCACTCACATGGTGCATCAAGCACTTCGTGAGTTCCTTGGAGACAAAGCTACCCAGGCTGGCTCCGAAAACAGTCCTTCGCGACTCCGCTTTGACTTCCGTCATGCGAAGGCAGTTAGCCCCGATCAGCTTAACGACATTGAAGGCCGCGTAAACGACCAATTGGTTGAGAACCTAGCCGTAACCGATGAAGTAATGGACATCGATGCCGCGAAGGCCCTAGGTGCTACCGCTCTCTTCGGTGAAAAGTATGGCAAGGAAGTCCGTGTTGTTACCATCGGTGACGGTTGGTCCCGCGAACTCTGTGCTGGTACCCACGTGCCGGCAACCGGTCTGATTGGCCGCGTCACCCTGTTGGGTGAGTCCTCGATTGGTTCTGGCGTTCGTCGTCTAGATGCCGTCGTCGGCAAGGGTTCTTACGACCACCAAGCCAAAGAACATGCGCTAGTTTCGCAGCTTTCTAACCTAGTTGGCCGTCCAGTTACCGAGCTACCACAAGCGGTTGAGTCAATGATGAACCGTTTAAAGAATGCCGAAAAGGAACTAGCTAACCTACAGCTCCAATCCACCTTGGCTAAAGCCTCGCAACTAGCTTCGCAAGCTACTGACGTTAACGGGGTAACCGCGTTAGTTGCTGATCTAGGGGAAGTTAGCTCGGCAGATGTTTTGCGCCAAGCAGTTCTGCAGCTACGCGATCAACTGGGCAATATGCGTCCAGTAGTAGTCGCACTCGGGGCTAAGACAGGCGATAAGGGATCCCTAGTAGTAGCTCTAAATGATGCTGCAAAGGCCGAAAAGCTTTCGGCTGGTAACTTGGTGAAGCAAGCCGCGCAAGCTGCTGGTGGTGGCGGCGGTGGCCGTCCAGATATGGCTCAAGCCGGTTTGAAGGACGCTGCTAAGTTGCCGCTTGCACTCCAAGCAATTTCCCAAGAGCTAGGCGCAAAGTAG
- the ruvX gene encoding Holliday junction resolvase RuvX: protein MSPTRFAYDVGKSRIGAARAVSGTSVVLPITTYRVMPMEVHFDEILDDLETYQPEIIYVGLPLHLNGKAGISVEMAKEFAAKLQELYPQGTIRLIDERLTTATAHQHLAAAGISGKKRGGVVDQVAACVILEQAIAAEESTGELAGLPFDVKKNRREKK, encoded by the coding sequence TTGAGTCCAACTCGTTTCGCTTATGACGTCGGAAAATCTCGAATCGGGGCAGCTCGCGCCGTTTCGGGAACTTCCGTGGTCTTACCGATAACCACCTATCGGGTAATGCCCATGGAAGTACATTTCGACGAAATTCTTGACGATTTGGAAACCTACCAGCCTGAAATCATTTATGTTGGTTTACCCCTACATTTGAATGGAAAAGCGGGTATTAGCGTTGAGATGGCTAAGGAATTCGCTGCCAAGTTACAGGAACTATACCCGCAGGGTACTATTCGCCTAATCGACGAACGATTGACTACAGCTACCGCCCACCAACACCTAGCAGCCGCTGGAATTTCTGGGAAAAAGCGTGGGGGAGTTGTAGACCAAGTAGCAGCTTGTGTTATTTTGGAGCAAGCGATAGCTGCAGAGGAAAGCACTGGTGAACTTGCCGGCTTACCTTTTGATGTAAAGAAAAATAGAAGGGAAAAGAAATGA
- the mltG gene encoding endolytic transglycosylase MltG, giving the protein MTSPDNLEPGKRAIPSRRQMRHHQGQPSSNAPTPKVEGGNVLGPLRHEAPSTGESTPTTQTTPTPASANPPSLAEAKPQSTNSTSAASSEQSSKTTAQPARPFAPAVAQPSHKDTVKAKGPKRSKQWIATLLVIATIVLLAFLGIYLVKSHLVKSPAPVAEDYTGKGETAVTVEVPEGASGAQIAQALKDKDVVASTKAFIKTVSQNSEGNLIQPGTYELKTKMSSAAALAALLDRSNRVDVGITIPEGFTVKRITQRLVKRGGYKQEEVEAAFKNPEAIGLPPQANGNPEGWIAPGTYLQKPGEKVTDFIRNMVVNNVERLKELGIPADQQEAVLTKASILEREVSIEKYMPQVARVIDNRLDPVKGKEVLNRLQMDSTVSYAVGRSGGIPTAEELKVDSPYNTYIKPGLPPSPIGVAGTAAIKAVLKPAEGDWLYFVTTNLKTGETVFVDTYEQFNQEKEKLKAFCQENPEICHKNS; this is encoded by the coding sequence ATGACCTCCCCAGACAACCTGGAGCCAGGAAAGCGCGCGATTCCCTCCCGACGCCAAATGCGTCATCATCAAGGACAGCCAAGTTCTAACGCTCCCACGCCAAAGGTCGAAGGTGGAAACGTCCTCGGCCCATTGCGTCATGAAGCGCCATCTACAGGTGAATCTACGCCTACCACTCAGACCACGCCTACTCCCGCTAGCGCCAACCCGCCATCATTAGCAGAAGCAAAGCCGCAATCCACCAACTCGACCTCAGCTGCGTCTTCGGAACAAAGTTCCAAGACAACAGCGCAACCTGCTCGTCCTTTTGCTCCTGCAGTGGCACAACCGAGCCACAAAGATACGGTTAAGGCGAAAGGACCCAAGCGGTCCAAACAGTGGATCGCTACGCTTTTAGTGATTGCTACTATTGTTCTACTTGCCTTCCTCGGAATTTATCTTGTGAAGTCCCATTTGGTTAAGTCGCCGGCACCAGTGGCCGAAGACTACACCGGTAAAGGTGAAACTGCAGTTACTGTCGAAGTACCAGAAGGTGCTAGCGGGGCTCAGATCGCCCAGGCTTTGAAGGATAAAGATGTGGTTGCGTCCACCAAAGCTTTTATTAAAACAGTTAGCCAGAATTCTGAAGGCAATTTGATTCAACCTGGCACCTATGAGCTTAAAACCAAGATGAGTTCAGCAGCAGCCCTCGCAGCCTTATTAGATCGCTCGAATCGCGTAGACGTTGGCATTACGATTCCGGAAGGCTTTACCGTAAAACGTATTACCCAGCGTCTAGTTAAGCGGGGCGGTTATAAGCAAGAAGAAGTTGAAGCGGCCTTTAAGAATCCGGAAGCTATTGGCTTACCACCTCAGGCCAATGGCAACCCAGAAGGTTGGATCGCTCCAGGTACTTATCTGCAAAAACCAGGCGAAAAGGTCACTGACTTTATTCGCAATATGGTAGTTAACAACGTTGAGCGCTTAAAAGAACTTGGGATTCCAGCAGATCAGCAAGAGGCTGTTTTGACTAAGGCTTCGATTCTTGAACGCGAAGTCTCGATTGAAAAATATATGCCTCAGGTAGCTAGAGTCATCGATAATCGCCTAGACCCAGTCAAAGGTAAGGAAGTATTGAACCGACTCCAAATGGACTCAACCGTATCCTACGCGGTCGGCCGTTCTGGTGGTATTCCTACAGCCGAAGAGCTAAAAGTTGATTCACCCTACAATACTTACATCAAACCTGGACTACCTCCTTCTCCGATTGGAGTAGCTGGTACCGCCGCAATTAAGGCCGTATTGAAACCAGCTGAAGGTGATTGGTTGTACTTTGTGACCACCAACCTAAAGACCGGTGAAACTGTGTTTGTAGATACTTACGAACAGTTCAACCAGGAAAAGGAAAAGCTAAAGGCATTCTGCCAAGAGAATCCGGAAATATGCCACAAAAATTCCTAG
- a CDS encoding shikimate dehydrogenase family protein: MPQKFLVIGNPVKHSLSPILHQAGYKELGLDATFSAYEVSDLAKEWDYLRGFQGFAVTMPWKQEIRKYLDSEEPAANAVGAVNTVTISGGLVSGGNTDIYGIAQAIRAASGRDHFARLAIIGGRASACSALAASGELGRPQVTAIARTLSGPGTIAAASAKLGVNVTYLPWRLTEKAQAAISEADLVISTVPSAAAAELTSGLKVSSQAVLLEAAYSDPQRPLSQTFAAQGATVVPGTDMLFYQALAQFQIMTGYQAPAKQMREALDQARRERGINA, from the coding sequence ATGCCACAAAAATTCCTAGTAATTGGTAATCCTGTCAAGCATTCGCTATCACCGATTCTGCATCAAGCAGGGTATAAAGAGTTAGGCTTAGACGCTACTTTTAGCGCTTACGAAGTAAGCGACTTAGCTAAAGAATGGGACTATCTTCGTGGGTTCCAAGGCTTTGCGGTGACTATGCCTTGGAAACAAGAAATCCGAAAGTATCTTGACAGTGAAGAACCTGCGGCTAATGCTGTCGGGGCAGTCAACACTGTCACTATTTCTGGTGGGCTAGTAAGCGGTGGTAACACTGATATTTACGGCATTGCCCAAGCGATTCGGGCTGCTAGCGGTCGAGATCACTTTGCACGTCTAGCCATCATTGGGGGACGAGCATCAGCTTGCTCCGCACTGGCAGCAAGTGGCGAACTAGGCCGTCCTCAGGTCACCGCGATCGCTCGTACGCTCTCTGGCCCAGGCACAATCGCAGCTGCCAGCGCTAAACTGGGGGTAAATGTAACTTATTTGCCCTGGAGACTGACCGAGAAAGCACAAGCAGCTATTAGCGAAGCTGATTTAGTCATCTCAACGGTTCCAAGTGCGGCTGCGGCCGAACTTACTTCGGGATTGAAGGTTTCCTCGCAGGCAGTGCTACTCGAGGCAGCATATTCGGATCCACAACGGCCTTTATCCCAAACCTTTGCGGCGCAAGGAGCCACGGTTGTTCCAGGCACTGACATGCTTTTCTATCAGGCATTGGCCCAGTTCCAAATTATGACTGGTTATCAAGCACCTGCTAAACAAATGCGGGAAGCACTAGACCAAGCGCGACGTGAAAGAGGTATTAACGCATGA
- a CDS encoding prepilin peptidase, protein MSDVALTFPNWLAITLSAIFILANLAGAWLITLTVAPAYTAPTHDRRWIYLSPIFSIGLAAPFLYDPLAYALCVGVLAWLAPAIMIDSATHKLPNLLTVGTSVAAVLGSILLAIYHWDGTIFFSSLLIAAFATIVLVMMYQMGFGLGAGDVKLFPALVMCASSTGTALTFFLALAIFPGFYALALLMLGNDRHKRIAYGPWMALALCLALWINAFI, encoded by the coding sequence ATGAGTGATGTAGCCCTTACTTTTCCAAACTGGCTGGCAATAACTCTGAGTGCCATTTTTATCTTGGCTAATTTAGCTGGCGCTTGGCTCATTACGCTCACCGTTGCTCCCGCCTATACCGCGCCGACGCATGATCGTCGCTGGATATATCTCAGCCCGATTTTCTCTATTGGGCTGGCGGCACCATTCCTTTACGATCCGTTGGCTTACGCGCTTTGCGTCGGTGTCCTTGCATGGCTAGCACCGGCGATCATGATTGATTCTGCCACCCACAAACTTCCGAACTTATTGACCGTAGGTACCAGCGTGGCAGCTGTTTTAGGTTCTATTTTGCTCGCTATCTATCATTGGGATGGCACCATCTTCTTTTCCTCCCTATTGATCGCCGCTTTCGCCACCATTGTCTTAGTTATGATGTATCAGATGGGCTTTGGGCTTGGCGCAGGGGACGTCAAGCTTTTTCCCGCTTTGGTGATGTGCGCGAGTTCTACCGGCACCGCATTGACCTTCTTCCTCGCTCTCGCGATTTTCCCAGGATTCTATGCGCTAGCTTTGCTAATGCTTGGTAACGATCGACACAAGCGTATTGCTTATGGGCCTTGGATGGCTCTTGCCCTCTGCCTGGCGTTATGGATTAATGCATTCATCTAG
- the aroC gene encoding chorismate synthase: protein MLRWITAGESHGPALVGIIDGVPAGISLTSADFNDALARRRLGAGRGARQKFEADRLEIMGGIRHGKTTGAPIALVIHNSEWPKWETVMSADPVDPQDLLIDAGTGDEREIARNRRLTRPRPGHADLAGAIKYGHDDARNVLERASARETATRVALGVVAKAILAQVAEVEILSAVRALGEVASSAPLPQPGQTPALDASPVRCLDQETEQQMLAHLEELKKAGDTCGGIVEVIAYQVPVGLGSHTQWDRRLDSAIAASLMSIQAVKGVEVGDGFANAARPGSAAHDEILPSEDGRTTRAQNHAGGIEGGISNGQPIYARAALKPISTVPKALRTVDWDNGEEAKANHQRSDTTAVVPAAVIAEAMLALTLADALCTRVGGDSLTQMKANLAALQAGDHRA, encoded by the coding sequence ATGTTGCGTTGGATTACAGCTGGAGAGTCCCACGGCCCCGCACTAGTTGGGATTATCGATGGGGTACCTGCGGGGATCAGTTTGACCAGTGCTGACTTTAATGACGCGTTAGCTCGTCGCCGACTTGGAGCTGGACGAGGTGCACGTCAAAAATTCGAAGCCGATCGGCTTGAAATCATGGGCGGCATTCGCCATGGCAAGACTACTGGTGCCCCGATAGCTTTGGTAATTCACAATTCAGAATGGCCAAAATGGGAAACCGTAATGAGTGCCGACCCAGTAGATCCACAAGATCTTTTAATTGATGCTGGAACTGGTGATGAACGTGAAATCGCGCGAAACCGTCGTCTCACGCGTCCTCGGCCAGGTCATGCCGACTTAGCAGGTGCCATTAAATATGGGCATGATGATGCTCGCAATGTGCTAGAACGAGCTTCAGCCCGAGAAACTGCCACTCGTGTCGCCCTCGGCGTGGTAGCCAAAGCTATCTTGGCCCAGGTAGCCGAGGTAGAAATTCTCTCTGCTGTGAGGGCACTTGGGGAAGTTGCCTCTTCGGCACCACTGCCTCAGCCGGGACAAACTCCTGCGCTTGACGCCAGTCCTGTACGTTGTTTGGATCAAGAAACCGAGCAGCAGATGCTTGCGCACCTTGAGGAGTTAAAAAAGGCTGGAGATACTTGCGGTGGCATCGTCGAAGTGATTGCCTATCAAGTTCCCGTCGGACTCGGCTCGCATACGCAATGGGATCGGCGTTTAGATAGCGCGATCGCCGCTTCTTTAATGTCGATTCAAGCAGTTAAAGGAGTAGAAGTTGGGGACGGATTTGCCAATGCAGCTCGTCCTGGTAGCGCTGCGCATGACGAAATTTTGCCTTCTGAAGATGGCCGAACCACGCGTGCTCAAAACCACGCCGGTGGCATCGAAGGTGGTATTTCCAATGGCCAACCCATTTATGCTCGGGCCGCGCTAAAGCCAATCTCTACTGTGCCTAAGGCATTACGCACTGTGGATTGGGATAATGGCGAAGAGGCAAAAGCTAACCACCAGCGTTCGGATACTACCGCAGTGGTACCTGCTGCAGTAATTGCCGAGGCTATGTTGGCACTGACCCTTGCCGACGCTCTTTGCACTCGTGTCGGGGGAGATAGCCTGACACAAATGAAAGCAAACTTGGCAGCTTTGCAAGCAGGAGATCACCGTGCCTGA
- the aroB gene encoding 3-dehydroquinate synthase: protein MPEATEHKPIALIGLPAVGKTTVGKLLASALGGTFIDTDAAIEASEGRTIAEIFSDEGEEYFRQLETAAITRALGEDEVAVVSLGGGAIEQPANRELLKQAQTIYLAAEVSQLLARSGWDAARPLLAGQDGQKKLETLAQRRVPLYEEAADLTIQVAESSADQVATKCLAALGLETKVIAVTGDKSYPVVIGHDLEAALISQLLELGQDICLVHPPTLAEKTEQLAKKLTAKGGRVTCYQHPDKEAGKSYESAIAGWEHLGNNLYGRDAVIVGIGGGATTDLAGFLAASWLRGVKLVQVPTSLLGMVDAAVGGKTGINTGAGKNLVGAFYPPNAVFADLDWLATLDETNWRGGLGEIVKCGFIADKEILYFLEHLPANTLPSGPVLIELVARAIAVKAKVVSADLHESGLREILNFGHTFGHAVEKARGYRLGHGQCVAIGMVFAAELSRQRLNLPASKVAQLVALLEKLSLPTSVSDLPWEDLLAIMRTDKKVRAGQIRFVLLSDWGVPQIGQVPTTEQLLVAARKVGIEVGA from the coding sequence GTGCCTGAGGCAACTGAGCATAAACCAATTGCGCTAATCGGCTTACCAGCAGTGGGAAAAACGACTGTCGGAAAACTACTTGCTAGTGCGCTTGGTGGCACCTTTATTGATACGGATGCGGCCATTGAAGCTAGTGAAGGGCGCACCATTGCTGAAATTTTTTCTGACGAGGGCGAGGAATATTTTCGACAGCTTGAAACCGCTGCGATTACTCGGGCACTGGGAGAAGATGAAGTAGCTGTAGTTTCCCTTGGCGGTGGTGCTATCGAGCAACCGGCTAACCGAGAACTGCTTAAGCAAGCACAAACAATTTATTTAGCCGCTGAGGTTTCTCAGCTATTGGCTCGAAGTGGTTGGGATGCCGCGCGTCCTCTCTTAGCTGGCCAAGACGGCCAAAAGAAACTAGAAACCTTAGCCCAACGTCGTGTGCCACTATACGAAGAAGCGGCAGATTTGACGATCCAGGTGGCAGAATCTAGTGCTGATCAAGTAGCTACAAAGTGCCTTGCTGCGCTCGGGTTAGAGACTAAAGTGATTGCGGTTACCGGAGATAAATCATACCCGGTTGTTATCGGGCATGATCTCGAAGCTGCGTTGATTAGTCAGCTCCTTGAACTAGGGCAAGACATTTGCCTAGTTCACCCTCCAACTTTGGCAGAAAAAACGGAACAGTTAGCAAAAAAGTTAACCGCCAAGGGTGGGCGAGTTACGTGCTATCAACACCCAGACAAGGAAGCTGGGAAATCCTATGAAAGTGCCATTGCTGGTTGGGAACACCTCGGTAACAATCTTTATGGTCGCGATGCGGTAATTGTTGGAATTGGTGGGGGAGCGACTACTGATCTCGCCGGTTTCCTTGCGGCATCTTGGCTTCGTGGAGTCAAACTAGTACAAGTTCCCACTTCCTTGTTGGGAATGGTTGATGCGGCCGTTGGCGGCAAAACTGGGATTAACACTGGCGCCGGAAAAAATCTCGTCGGTGCGTTTTACCCGCCAAATGCAGTGTTTGCAGATTTAGATTGGCTGGCAACTCTAGATGAAACGAATTGGCGAGGCGGCCTAGGCGAAATTGTCAAGTGTGGTTTCATCGCCGATAAAGAGATCTTGTATTTCTTGGAGCATTTACCTGCGAATACTCTTCCGAGTGGGCCGGTGCTAATCGAACTTGTAGCTAGAGCCATTGCCGTAAAGGCCAAGGTCGTTTCGGCAGATTTGCACGAATCAGGGTTGCGTGAAATTTTGAATTTCGGACATACCTTCGGACACGCCGTAGAAAAGGCCCGAGGCTATCGGTTGGGACATGGACAGTGCGTGGCTATCGGGATGGTCTTCGCTGCTGAGCTATCACGCCAACGGCTGAACCTGCCAGCCAGTAAGGTGGCGCAACTAGTGGCTTTGCTCGAAAAGCTTTCCCTACCTACTAGCGTTTCCGACTTACCGTGGGAAGATTTGTTGGCGATTATGCGCACAGATAAGAAGGTGCGTGCAGGTCAGATTCGTTTTGTTCTTTTGTCGGATTGGGGAGTGCCCCAGATTGGTCAAGTGCCGACCACTGAACAGCTATTAGTGGCTGCAAGAAAAGTAGGAATTGAAGTTGGAGCATAA
- the efp gene encoding elongation factor P codes for MATTNDLKNGMVLNLEGQLWSVVEFQHVKPGKGPAFVRTKLKNVMSGKIVDKTFNAGLKIETATVDRRDMTYLYQDGQDYVFMDDSTYDQITIPAEIVGDASHFMLENQSAIVSLHDGQVLFIELPASVVLEIQYTEPGLQGDRSSAGTKPATLETGYEIQVPLFLETGTKVKVDTRNGSYISRVND; via the coding sequence GTGGCAACAACTAACGATCTCAAAAACGGCATGGTGCTAAATCTCGAAGGCCAGCTCTGGTCCGTCGTTGAATTCCAGCACGTCAAGCCAGGCAAGGGCCCAGCTTTCGTTCGCACCAAGTTGAAGAACGTTATGTCCGGCAAGATTGTTGACAAGACTTTTAACGCTGGCCTCAAGATCGAAACCGCAACTGTTGACCGTCGCGACATGACTTACTTGTACCAAGATGGTCAAGATTACGTCTTCATGGACGACAGCACCTACGATCAGATCACCATCCCAGCTGAAATCGTGGGCGACGCTTCCCATTTCATGTTGGAAAACCAGTCCGCTATCGTCTCTTTGCACGACGGTCAGGTTCTCTTCATTGAACTTCCAGCTTCGGTTGTTTTGGAAATTCAGTACACCGAGCCAGGCCTACAGGGCGACCGTTCCTCGGCTGGCACCAAGCCTGCAACCTTGGAAACCGGCTACGAAATCCAGGTTCCTTTGTTCCTCGAAACCGGTACCAAGGTGAAGGTCGATACCCGTAACGGTTCCTACATTTCCCGCGTGAACGACTGA